The proteins below come from a single Streptomyces spongiicola genomic window:
- a CDS encoding RCC1 domain-containing protein yields the protein MGEPKPSPRRAADRTGRVPAAALAAVLAAVLVWVPGAHAAGPSGDGGGAVPFAQAWGGNDDGQLGTGDGTGSTVPVVVPGLTGIRDLAAGLGHSLALLRDGTVWAWGGNDHGQLGNGRFADSGTPVRVLGLTGVKAVAAGDDFSLALLRDGTVRAWGDNDHGQLGDGTRADSSLPVQVHGLSGVKSVAGGDNHAVALLRDGTVWAWGDNDHGQLGNGRLADSAIPVRTPGITRARAVAAGGNHSLAVARGGTVLAWGDNFSGQLGNGTNINSTTPVEVQALTGVEAVAAGLGHSLALAGDGTVWAWGENASGQLGDGTTTDSTVPVRVLGLSGVTAVASDEGHNLAVTSSCDCRGQGPASCGCDDRPYGLPVNGRSLPGGGPAGPRTTVVKAWGENGQGQLGDATTADSSIPVGVTTAIGKVTRIAAGGGHSLAG from the coding sequence ATGGGTGAGCCGAAACCGTCGCCGCGCCGCGCCGCGGACCGTACCGGCAGGGTGCCGGCCGCCGCGTTGGCGGCGGTGCTGGCGGCGGTGCTGGTCTGGGTGCCGGGCGCCCACGCGGCCGGCCCGTCCGGCGACGGCGGTGGTGCAGTGCCGTTCGCGCAGGCGTGGGGCGGCAACGACGACGGCCAGCTCGGCACCGGCGACGGCACCGGCAGCACCGTGCCCGTAGTCGTGCCGGGCCTGACCGGGATCAGGGACCTCGCCGCAGGCCTCGGACACAGTCTGGCGCTGCTGCGGGACGGCACCGTGTGGGCGTGGGGCGGCAACGACCACGGCCAGCTCGGCAACGGCAGGTTCGCCGACAGCGGCACCCCCGTGCGGGTCCTCGGCCTCACCGGTGTGAAGGCCGTCGCGGCGGGCGACGACTTCAGCCTGGCGCTGCTGCGGGACGGCACGGTGCGGGCGTGGGGTGACAACGACCACGGCCAGCTGGGGGACGGCACGCGCGCCGACAGTTCGCTGCCCGTGCAGGTACACGGGCTCTCCGGGGTGAAGTCCGTCGCCGGAGGCGACAACCACGCCGTCGCTCTGCTGCGGGACGGCACCGTGTGGGCGTGGGGTGACAACGACCACGGCCAGCTCGGCAACGGCAGGCTCGCCGACAGCGCCATCCCCGTCCGGACGCCGGGCATCACCCGGGCCCGGGCGGTGGCCGCCGGCGGCAACCACAGCCTCGCCGTCGCGCGGGGCGGCACGGTGCTGGCCTGGGGTGACAACTTCTCGGGCCAGCTGGGCAACGGCACCAACATCAACAGCACGACTCCGGTGGAGGTACAGGCACTCACCGGGGTCGAGGCCGTCGCGGCGGGACTCGGCCACAGCCTCGCACTGGCGGGCGACGGCACGGTGTGGGCCTGGGGCGAGAACGCCTCGGGGCAGCTCGGCGACGGCACCACGACCGACAGCACCGTCCCGGTACGGGTGCTCGGCCTCAGCGGGGTGACCGCCGTCGCCAGCGACGAGGGGCACAACCTCGCTGTGACGTCCTCCTGTGACTGCCGCGGCCAAGGCCCGGCGTCCTGCGGCTGCGACGACCGGCCCTACGGGCTCCCCGTGAACGGGCGGTCCCTACCCGGCGGCGGGCCGGCCGGTCCCCGGACCACCGTCGTCAAGGCCTGGGGCGAGAACGGCCAAGGGCAGCTCGGCGACGCGACCACCGCCGACAGCAGCATCCCCGTGGGCGTGACGACCGCCATCGGGAAGGTCACCCGTATCGCGGCAGGCGGTGGACACAGCCTGGCGGGCTGA
- a CDS encoding dihydrofolate reductase family protein, with protein sequence MRIVIIEFISLDGVVQAPGGPDEDTEGGFAHGGWSHQFFDPETVGGAFDEALKKAEGLLFGRRTWQTMAAAWPERAGDPFADRMNALPKYVVSQTLGEDRLTWHNTRRIPGDEAVARIRELRGTEGGDLVVMGSPTLARTLIGEGLADELRLLVMPVLLGGGKSVFPDDGGKRTLELVSAVTSGTGVHVCVYRPAAE encoded by the coding sequence ATGCGCATCGTCATCATCGAGTTCATCAGCCTGGACGGGGTCGTACAGGCCCCCGGTGGTCCCGATGAGGACACCGAGGGCGGCTTCGCACACGGCGGCTGGTCACACCAGTTCTTCGACCCGGAGACGGTGGGCGGTGCGTTCGACGAGGCACTGAAGAAGGCGGAGGGGCTGCTGTTCGGGCGCCGCACCTGGCAGACGATGGCGGCCGCGTGGCCGGAGCGGGCGGGGGACCCCTTCGCCGACAGGATGAACGCGCTCCCGAAGTACGTCGTCTCGCAGACGCTGGGCGAGGACAGGCTGACCTGGCACAACACCAGGCGCATCCCCGGCGACGAGGCCGTCGCCCGGATCCGGGAGCTGCGCGGGACCGAGGGGGGCGACCTGGTCGTCATGGGCAGCCCGACCCTGGCGCGCACCCTCATCGGCGAGGGGCTGGCCGACGAACTCCGGCTGCTGGTCATGCCGGTGCTCCTCGGCGGCGGGAAGAGCGTCTTCCCCGACGACGGCGGCAAGCGCACCCTGGAGCTGGTCTCCGCGGTCACCAGCGGCACCGGTGTGCACGTGTGCGTCTACCGACCCGCCGCGGAGTAG
- a CDS encoding TetR/AcrR family transcriptional regulator — protein MSRSAGSRAAGAERTRQSLLAAAAQVFVEQGVQAPIRDIAGRAGVGLGTVYRHFPTRAELVVAVYRHQVDECARLAADLAGSPRPGEALSRWMDAFVEFLVTKHGLGAALQSEDPGLQSLHSLMLDTLVPACASLLDAGTARGEFDPDVTAYTLMRAVGNLCILGPGYDREHARAMVARLLAGCRTTMPPDGPVAA, from the coding sequence TTGTCCCGATCAGCCGGCTCCAGAGCAGCGGGCGCCGAGCGCACTCGCCAGTCCCTGCTCGCGGCCGCGGCGCAGGTGTTCGTCGAGCAGGGGGTCCAGGCGCCCATCCGCGACATCGCCGGCCGGGCCGGCGTGGGCCTGGGCACCGTGTACCGCCACTTCCCCACCCGGGCGGAGCTGGTCGTAGCCGTCTACCGGCACCAGGTGGACGAGTGCGCGCGACTCGCCGCCGATCTCGCCGGGTCGCCGAGGCCGGGCGAGGCCCTGTCGCGATGGATGGACGCGTTCGTGGAGTTCCTCGTCACGAAGCACGGACTGGGGGCGGCACTCCAGTCCGAGGACCCCGGCCTGCAGAGTCTGCACTCCTTGATGCTCGACACACTGGTCCCGGCCTGCGCCTCGCTCCTCGACGCCGGGACGGCCCGGGGCGAGTTCGACCCGGACGTCACCGCGTACACACTGATGCGAGCGGTCGGCAACCTGTGCATCCTGGGCCCGGGATACGACCGTGAGCACGCGCGGGCCATGGTCGCCCGGCTCCTTGCCGGCTGCCGGACGACCATGCCCCCGGACGGTCCCGTGGCGGCCTGA
- a CDS encoding alpha/beta hydrolase family protein: protein MFTPAQSRTKTVAIKPITVPTGDRAVPPQVKVTAPAEGRGLPVIVFSHGNAWSMDGYGPLVDRWAAAGFVVVQPTHLDSRRNAIGFDDPRFGTIWRVRIDDLRAVLDHLDAILAEAGDLIDRADRTSVAVVGHSWGAQTVGTLLGARVFDAQGTAGEDFSHGGAKAGVLIAATGSGDSLTPFAVEHLPFMRPDYSTMTTPALVIAGDKDQSKMSTRGPDWFLDAFELSPAPKHLLVVPGGEHTLGGIAGEAVSETTDTDADRVALVADAVTAYLLDALDRDPDAWSRFRADTEAVEKASFQHKD from the coding sequence ATGTTCACTCCTGCGCAATCCCGGACGAAGACCGTCGCGATCAAGCCCATCACCGTTCCCACCGGTGACCGGGCGGTGCCCCCGCAGGTCAAGGTGACCGCACCGGCCGAGGGCCGCGGCCTTCCGGTCATCGTGTTCTCCCATGGCAACGCGTGGTCGATGGACGGCTACGGGCCGCTGGTCGACCGTTGGGCCGCCGCCGGCTTCGTCGTCGTGCAGCCGACCCACCTGGACTCGCGCCGCAACGCCATAGGGTTCGACGATCCGCGCTTCGGCACCATCTGGCGCGTGCGCATCGATGACCTCCGCGCGGTGCTGGACCACCTCGACGCCATCCTGGCCGAGGCAGGCGACCTGATCGACCGCGCCGACCGGACGAGCGTCGCCGTCGTCGGACACTCCTGGGGAGCCCAGACCGTCGGCACCCTGCTGGGCGCCCGCGTGTTCGACGCCCAGGGCACCGCGGGCGAGGACTTCTCCCACGGCGGAGCGAAGGCGGGCGTGCTCATCGCGGCGACCGGCTCGGGCGACTCGCTCACGCCGTTCGCCGTCGAGCACCTGCCCTTCATGAGGCCGGACTACTCCACCATGACCACGCCGGCGCTCGTCATCGCGGGCGACAAGGACCAATCGAAGATGTCCACGCGGGGACCGGACTGGTTCCTCGACGCCTTCGAACTCAGCCCCGCCCCCAAGCACCTCCTCGTCGTCCCCGGCGGAGAGCACACCCTGGGCGGCATCGCCGGTGAGGCCGTGAGCGAGACCACCGACACGGACGCCGACCGGGTCGCCCTCGTCGCCGACGCCGTCACCGCGTATCTCCTCGACGCCCTCGACCGCGACCCCGATGCGTGGTCCCGCTTCCGCGCCGACACCGAAGCCGTCGAGAAGGCGTCCTTCCAGCACAAGGACTGA
- a CDS encoding DUF2255 family protein, translating into MTDHIAIPARAGDDLSGPLVSVAPVAFPSRDRPAELQVRLTAPMTDRAPPIVVLSHGHGPSQYVSSLYGYAPLANHLAASGFAVLQPTHLDSATLGLRHADSPEAPLYRRSRAGDVSSVLDHLGVLQEVVPDVAARMDTGRIAVVGHSMGGHTASMVLGALPRDPATGHRVNARDGRVGAGVVMAAPGRGGDALNPRAARHHPVLNDTDFTTMAPPTLVVARDQDHAHHLNVVGAAWQTDAFHLSPGPKFLLDVHGGEHSLGGISGYDSAETTDGSLTRALLVLETTAAFLRTRLGVDDRAWSVATARLAREHAASATVHEKRKDVPRWTDAQLRRVQQGDDSHIAPDRDADRTPGRFVWVWAVALGGDVYTKSATRNSRWFHSAVTYGRGAVAVADGEPRVEFSRVDDEAAKDRADEAFRAKYSKDPYFSEDLLKNSRHQIARIRPLGP; encoded by the coding sequence ATGACCGACCACATCGCCATCCCCGCCCGCGCGGGCGACGACCTGTCCGGACCGCTGGTTTCGGTCGCTCCGGTCGCCTTCCCCTCCCGCGACCGCCCGGCGGAACTGCAGGTACGACTGACCGCGCCGATGACGGACCGGGCGCCGCCCATCGTCGTCCTGTCGCACGGGCACGGTCCGTCCCAGTACGTCTCGTCGCTCTACGGCTACGCCCCGCTCGCCAACCATCTCGCGGCCAGCGGGTTCGCGGTCCTCCAGCCGACCCACCTGGACTCGGCCACCCTCGGCCTGCGGCACGCCGACAGCCCCGAAGCCCCCTTGTACCGGCGCTCCCGCGCAGGCGACGTGTCGTCGGTGCTGGACCACCTGGGTGTTCTCCAAGAGGTCGTCCCGGACGTAGCGGCCCGCATGGACACCGGCAGGATCGCCGTCGTCGGCCATTCGATGGGCGGCCACACGGCGAGCATGGTACTGGGCGCCCTGCCGCGCGACCCCGCCACGGGGCACAGGGTGAACGCGAGGGACGGGCGAGTGGGCGCCGGAGTGGTGATGGCCGCGCCGGGACGCGGAGGTGATGCCCTCAATCCCCGTGCCGCCCGTCACCACCCCGTCCTCAACGACACCGACTTCACCACCATGGCACCCCCGACCCTGGTCGTAGCGAGGGACCAGGACCACGCCCACCACCTGAACGTCGTCGGGGCCGCGTGGCAGACCGACGCCTTTCACCTGTCGCCCGGGCCCAAGTTCCTTCTCGACGTCCACGGCGGTGAGCACAGCCTCGGAGGAATATCCGGCTACGACTCCGCGGAGACGACGGACGGGAGCCTCACCCGCGCACTCCTGGTCCTGGAGACCACCGCGGCGTTCCTGCGCACCCGACTGGGCGTCGACGACCGGGCGTGGAGCGTGGCGACGGCACGGCTGGCCCGCGAACACGCCGCCTCCGCAACGGTGCACGAGAAGCGGAAGGACGTTCCCCGATGGACGGACGCACAGCTGCGCCGCGTCCAGCAGGGCGACGACTCCCACATCGCGCCGGATCGGGACGCCGACCGGACGCCCGGCCGATTCGTCTGGGTGTGGGCGGTGGCCCTCGGCGGCGACGTCTACACCAAGTCGGCGACGCGGAACTCGCGGTGGTTCCACTCCGCCGTGACATATGGGCGCGGTGCGGTCGCCGTCGCGGACGGGGAACCGCGGGTGGAGTTCTCCCGGGTCGACGACGAGGCGGCGAAGGACCGGGCCGACGAGGCGTTCCGCGCCAAGTACTCCAAGGATCCGTACTTCTCCGAGGACCTGCTCAAGAACTCGCGACACCAGATCGCCCGCATCCGCCCTCTCGGCCCCTGA
- a CDS encoding S1 family peptidase → MNIRRFTPHGRFARGARLTAVASALLAAVALAAPSAAADTAPAPRATAATLAQVSDAVLKSDIPGTAWYTDARSGKLVLTADSTVSAAELAEIREAAGSRASALEIQRTPGTFSKLIAGGQAIYAGGGGRCSLGFNVRSGSTYSALTAGHCTDIAGTWYTNSSQTTLLGTRTGSSFPVNDYGIIRHSNPSAADGRVYLYNGSYRDITSAGNAYVGQSVQRSGSTTGLRGGTVTGLNATVNYGGGDVVYGMIQTNVCAEPGDSGGPLFAGSTALGLTSGGSGNCSSGGTTFFQPVTEALSAYGVSVF, encoded by the coding sequence GTGAACATCAGGCGCTTCACCCCCCACGGCCGCTTCGCGAGAGGCGCGCGGCTGACCGCCGTCGCCTCCGCCCTGCTGGCGGCAGTCGCGCTTGCGGCTCCCAGCGCGGCAGCCGACACCGCCCCCGCGCCGCGGGCGACCGCCGCCACCCTCGCCCAGGTCAGCGACGCCGTACTGAAGTCCGACATCCCGGGTACGGCCTGGTACACCGACGCCAGGTCCGGAAAGCTCGTCCTGACCGCGGACTCCACAGTCTCCGCCGCCGAACTGGCGGAGATCAGGGAGGCCGCCGGCAGCCGTGCCTCGGCCCTCGAGATCCAGCGGACCCCGGGCACCTTCAGCAAGCTCATCGCGGGCGGGCAGGCCATCTACGCCGGCGGCGGCGGCCGCTGCTCGCTCGGCTTCAACGTCCGCAGCGGCAGCACCTACTCCGCCCTGACGGCCGGACACTGCACCGACATCGCCGGCACCTGGTACACCAACTCCTCCCAGACCACCCTGCTCGGCACCCGCACCGGATCGAGCTTCCCGGTCAACGACTACGGCATCATCCGCCACTCCAACCCCTCGGCCGCGGACGGCCGTGTGTACCTGTACAACGGCTCCTACCGCGACATCACATCCGCCGGAAACGCGTACGTCGGCCAGTCCGTCCAGCGCAGCGGCAGCACCACCGGCCTGCGCGGCGGCACGGTCACCGGACTCAACGCCACCGTCAACTACGGTGGCGGCGACGTCGTCTACGGCATGATCCAGACCAACGTCTGCGCCGAGCCCGGCGACAGCGGCGGCCCCCTGTTCGCGGGCTCGACGGCCCTCGGCCTGACGTCGGGCGGCAGCGGCAACTGCTCGTCCGGCGGCACCACGTTCTTCCAGCCGGTCACCGAGGCGCTGAGCGCCTACGGCGTGAGCGTCTTCTGA
- a CDS encoding universal stress protein, producing the protein MDDDAMPRGPVLAGVDRGGQEYVVRCAAGQAALHRVPLHLLHVVGHDGTPVAGDGPVAPLERLVRAEFPGVAVTAETVAGRAPAVLVERSGQASWTVVGHRGSGGFSRLPLGSVSWQVAAHAANPVIVVRPGDTPADPEQRVVAGVDVADTSPISSHALDTAFAEAALRGASLELVHGSFHLGETPTGPGMAAPDFDVLDEAVRSALREEADKRRDRHPGVPVRLHAERLRAATLLAESSRGAALLVVGSRGRSGLRRLLLGSVSSEVLHTAACPVAIVHIARPH; encoded by the coding sequence GTGGACGACGACGCGATGCCGAGGGGGCCGGTGCTGGCCGGCGTCGACCGCGGCGGTCAGGAGTACGTGGTGCGCTGCGCCGCCGGGCAGGCCGCTCTGCACCGGGTGCCGCTGCACCTCCTGCATGTCGTCGGACACGACGGGACCCCGGTTGCCGGGGACGGGCCGGTGGCACCGCTCGAGCGGCTGGTGCGCGCCGAGTTCCCCGGCGTGGCCGTGACGGCGGAGACGGTCGCAGGCCGGGCCCCCGCCGTGCTGGTGGAGCGGTCCGGGCAGGCGTCCTGGACCGTCGTCGGCCACCGGGGCAGCGGGGGCTTCTCCCGCCTTCCGCTGGGCTCGGTGAGCTGGCAGGTGGCGGCCCACGCCGCGAACCCCGTCATCGTGGTCCGGCCCGGCGACACTCCTGCGGACCCGGAGCAGCGCGTCGTGGCAGGCGTCGACGTCGCCGACACCTCTCCCATCTCGTCGCACGCCCTCGACACGGCCTTCGCGGAGGCCGCGCTTCGCGGAGCGAGCCTCGAACTCGTCCACGGGAGCTTCCATCTCGGTGAGACGCCGACCGGTCCGGGGATGGCCGCACCGGACTTCGACGTCCTCGACGAGGCGGTCCGGTCGGCGCTCCGGGAGGAGGCGGACAAGCGCCGTGACCGCCATCCCGGCGTGCCCGTGAGGCTGCACGCGGAACGGCTCCGCGCGGCGACCCTCCTGGCGGAGTCCTCACGGGGGGCGGCTCTGCTGGTCGTCGGCTCCCGCGGCCGCTCCGGGCTGCGCAGACTGCTGCTGGGCTCGGTGAGTTCCGAAGTCCTGCACACCGCGGCCTGCCCGGTGGCCATCGTCCACATCGCGCGCCCGCACTGA
- a CDS encoding alpha/beta hydrolase: MHIPRSPAGRGRLAAAAVATVICVCVIGGPAPAPVRAPAPARTPAAGPADGPAPPDAAPALDWSPCKAAPGFDCATASAPLDHRRPTGPTVDLAVIRRPATGPGPRLGTLFFNPGGPGGPGTEALPQWYELFPEELRQRFDIASWDPRGAGESTSVRCFATTEAAYGWLERIPFGFPVGESETKAWVDAYADLGRLCEQRDPRLLRHVSTADTARDLDLLRQAVGDERLSFLGVSYGSFLGATYANLFPERVRAMVLDGNIDPKAWVDGGPDAQPRLSTFLREGVDLGSAATLRQFLDHCGRAAADRCAFSAGSPEATRAKFDGLMLRLQERAQGSWTYARTVTTVLSGLYSVDPGWYALAWALEDLWDRRPPQEPAAPEGPLPYPAFEQIDAIRCSESPNPRDPRRFAELAEFGFGRAGDLGRAVAWASEPCATWPATAASAYPGPWNRPTANPVLVVNTRYDPATPYQGAVAMTRQLARARLLTVEGYGHSSIVNPSLCVDDYERRYLVDGVLPPEGTVCRQDVRPFSESRPRGGVRTGGGGTADGAGGAEEGVTAGGGKPAEGRGR, from the coding sequence ATGCACATACCCCGATCCCCCGCCGGCCGCGGGCGCCTCGCCGCGGCCGCCGTCGCCACCGTGATCTGCGTCTGCGTGATCGGCGGCCCCGCCCCCGCGCCGGTCCGCGCCCCGGCCCCCGCCCGTACCCCCGCCGCCGGACCGGCCGACGGACCGGCTCCGCCGGACGCCGCTCCTGCCCTCGACTGGAGCCCCTGCAAGGCGGCCCCCGGCTTCGACTGCGCGACCGCGAGCGCACCGCTGGACCACCGCCGACCCACCGGGCCCACGGTGGACCTCGCGGTCATCAGGCGCCCCGCGACGGGTCCGGGGCCGAGGCTCGGCACCCTGTTCTTCAACCCCGGAGGCCCCGGAGGACCGGGAACCGAGGCACTGCCGCAGTGGTACGAACTCTTCCCCGAGGAACTCCGGCAGCGTTTCGACATCGCCAGCTGGGACCCGCGGGGGGCCGGCGAGAGCACCTCGGTCCGCTGCTTCGCCACCACCGAAGCGGCGTACGGGTGGCTGGAGCGAATACCCTTCGGCTTCCCCGTCGGCGAGAGCGAGACCAAGGCCTGGGTCGACGCCTACGCCGACCTCGGCCGGCTCTGCGAGCAGCGCGACCCTCGGTTGCTGCGGCACGTCTCCACCGCCGACACGGCGCGCGACCTGGACCTGCTCCGGCAGGCCGTGGGCGACGAGCGGCTCAGCTTCCTCGGGGTGTCGTACGGATCGTTCCTGGGCGCCACGTACGCCAATCTCTTCCCCGAGAGGGTCCGGGCGATGGTGCTGGACGGCAACATCGACCCGAAGGCCTGGGTGGACGGGGGCCCCGATGCGCAGCCGCGGCTGTCGACGTTTCTGCGGGAGGGCGTCGACCTGGGATCGGCGGCGACCCTGCGCCAGTTCCTCGACCACTGCGGGCGCGCGGCCGCCGACCGCTGCGCGTTCTCCGCGGGAAGCCCCGAGGCGACCCGCGCGAAGTTCGACGGACTCATGCTGCGCCTGCAGGAACGCGCCCAGGGGTCGTGGACGTACGCCAGGACCGTCACCACGGTGCTCAGCGGCCTGTACTCGGTCGATCCCGGCTGGTACGCCCTGGCCTGGGCGCTGGAGGACCTGTGGGACCGGCGGCCCCCGCAGGAGCCCGCCGCGCCGGAAGGCCCGCTGCCCTACCCGGCGTTCGAGCAGATCGACGCGATCCGCTGCTCGGAGAGCCCCAACCCGCGCGATCCGCGGCGGTTCGCCGAACTGGCGGAGTTCGGCTTCGGCCGGGCCGGTGACCTCGGGCGGGCCGTCGCCTGGGCGAGCGAGCCGTGTGCCACCTGGCCGGCGACGGCCGCCTCCGCCTACCCGGGTCCCTGGAACCGCCCCACGGCGAACCCCGTGCTCGTGGTGAACACCCGGTACGACCCGGCGACCCCGTACCAGGGCGCGGTAGCGATGACCCGGCAGCTCGCCCGCGCCCGGCTGCTGACCGTCGAGGGGTACGGGCACTCGTCCATCGTCAACCCGAGTCTCTGCGTGGACGACTACGAACGCCGCTACCTCGTCGACGGCGTCCTCCCGCCGGAGGGAACCGTCTGCCGCCAGGACGTGCGTCCGTTCAGCGAGTCACGGCCCCGGGGCGGCGTCCGCACCGGCGGTGGGGGAACGGCGGACGGGGCGGGAGGAGCCGAGGAGGGAGTCACGGCAGGGGGCGGAAAACCCGCCGAGGGGCGGGGGAGATAG
- a CDS encoding glutamate-cysteine ligase family protein yields MGRDVPALVFTRDDRRRYRDKMQDCLDAFALMLRASRFESERPQVGMEIELNLVDGAAEPAMRSTDVLEAIADPAWSSELGRFNLEIDIPPRQLTAGGPDAWEQEIRDALNHAEERAAQVGAHLAMVGILPTLRQKDVGEAALSENPRYRLLNEQVFAARGEDLRIAVDGVDRLRTYADTITPEAACTSTQFHLQVSPEEFAGYWNAAQAVAGVQIALAANSPFLFGRELWRETRIPLFEQATDTRPEEIRVQGVRPRVWFGERWINSVFDLFEENLRYFPALLPLCDEQDPGETLEGGGIPELAELTLHNGTIYRWNRPVYAVARGRPHLRVENRVLPAGPTVADVLANGAFYYGLTRALVEEERPVWSRMSFSAAEDNLHTAARYGIDALLYWPGMGEVPAAELVLRRLLPLAHRGLERSGMDARWREPLLGIIEQRCVTGRNGAVWQSEMFHRIDATARVTRHEALRRMTRQYIDYMHLNAPAHTWPVD; encoded by the coding sequence ATGGGACGAGACGTCCCGGCGCTGGTGTTCACCCGTGACGACCGCCGTCGGTACCGCGACAAGATGCAGGACTGCCTCGACGCCTTCGCGCTGATGCTGCGCGCGTCGCGTTTCGAGTCGGAGAGGCCCCAGGTCGGAATGGAGATCGAGCTGAACCTCGTCGACGGCGCCGCCGAACCGGCGATGCGCAGCACCGACGTGCTCGAGGCGATCGCCGATCCGGCCTGGTCCAGCGAGCTGGGCCGGTTCAACCTGGAGATCGACATCCCGCCCCGTCAGCTCACGGCCGGGGGGCCGGACGCCTGGGAGCAGGAGATCAGGGACGCGCTCAACCACGCCGAGGAGCGGGCCGCGCAGGTGGGCGCGCATCTCGCGATGGTGGGCATCCTGCCGACGCTGCGGCAGAAGGACGTGGGCGAGGCGGCCCTGTCGGAGAACCCGCGCTACCGGCTGCTGAACGAGCAGGTGTTCGCCGCCCGGGGCGAGGACCTGAGGATCGCCGTGGACGGCGTGGACCGGCTGCGGACCTACGCGGACACGATCACCCCGGAGGCCGCCTGCACCAGCACCCAGTTCCATCTTCAGGTCTCCCCCGAGGAGTTCGCGGGGTACTGGAACGCGGCACAGGCCGTCGCGGGGGTGCAGATCGCGCTGGCCGCGAACTCGCCCTTCCTGTTCGGCAGGGAACTGTGGCGCGAGACCCGCATCCCGCTCTTCGAGCAGGCGACCGACACCCGTCCCGAGGAGATCAGGGTGCAGGGAGTACGGCCCCGCGTGTGGTTCGGCGAACGCTGGATCAACAGCGTCTTCGACCTCTTCGAGGAGAACCTGCGCTACTTCCCCGCCCTGCTGCCGCTCTGCGACGAGCAGGACCCCGGGGAGACCCTGGAGGGCGGCGGCATCCCGGAACTCGCCGAACTCACCCTGCACAACGGGACGATCTACCGCTGGAACCGCCCGGTGTACGCGGTGGCCCGCGGCCGGCCCCATCTGCGGGTCGAGAACCGGGTGCTGCCGGCCGGGCCGACGGTCGCGGACGTGCTGGCCAACGGCGCGTTCTACTACGGGCTCACCCGCGCGCTGGTCGAGGAGGAGCGCCCGGTGTGGTCGCGCATGTCCTTCTCGGCCGCCGAGGACAATCTGCACACCGCCGCCCGGTACGGCATCGACGCCCTGCTGTACTGGCCCGGGATGGGCGAGGTGCCGGCCGCCGAGCTGGTGCTGCGGCGGCTGCTGCCGCTCGCCCATCGGGGGCTGGAGCGGTCGGGCATGGACGCGCGGTGGCGGGAGCCGCTGCTGGGGATCATCGAGCAGCGCTGTGTCACGGGCCGCAACGGGGCGGTGTGGCAGTCGGAGATGTTCCACCGCATCGACGCCACCGCCCGCGTGACCCGCCACGAGGCACTGCGGCGGATGACCCGGCAGTACATCGACTACATGCACCTCAACGCGCCCGCGCACACCTGGCCCGTCGACTGA
- a CDS encoding (2Fe-2S)-binding protein, with amino-acid sequence MNRISVTVDGVAYRNDVEPRLLLVHYLRDRLGLTGTPVGCDTGSCGACTVELDGRSVKSCSVLAVQADGGEVTTVQGLCSPGGGLDPLQKAFHQRHALQCGYCTPGMIMAARDLLRENPDPTPDEVRHGLEGNLCRCTGYQNIVHAVLTAAREGQEART; translated from the coding sequence ATGAACCGCATCTCGGTGACCGTGGACGGCGTCGCCTACCGGAACGATGTGGAGCCGCGGCTGCTGCTGGTCCACTATCTGCGGGACCGCCTCGGGCTGACCGGCACCCCGGTCGGCTGCGACACCGGAAGCTGCGGCGCGTGCACCGTCGAACTCGACGGCCGCAGCGTCAAGAGCTGCTCGGTGCTCGCGGTGCAGGCCGACGGCGGCGAGGTCACCACCGTGCAGGGGCTCTGCTCCCCGGGCGGCGGGCTCGACCCCCTCCAAAAGGCCTTCCACCAAAGGCACGCACTCCAGTGCGGCTACTGCACCCCCGGGATGATCATGGCGGCCCGGGACCTGCTCAGGGAGAACCCGGACCCCACTCCCGACGAGGTCCGCCACGGCCTGGAGGGCAACCTCTGCCGGTGCACCGGCTACCAGAACATCGTCCACGCCGTGCTCACGGCCGCGCGCGAGGGGCAGGAGGCCCGGACGTGA